From the genome of Odocoileus virginianus isolate 20LAN1187 ecotype Illinois chromosome 16, Ovbor_1.2, whole genome shotgun sequence, one region includes:
- the ACSBG1 gene encoding long-chain-fatty-acid--CoA ligase ACSBG1, giving the protein MPDNRAAPQESLLDASLGTTQENLGTRSLTDGQMLSKEPPSHALKLSTPEKVKDAQLNPPEEALWTTRADGRVRLRIDPICSQTPRTVHQMFSTTLDKYGDLSAMGFKQQGTWEHISYTQYYLLARKAAKGFLKLGLERAHSVAVLAFNSPEWFFSAVGAVFAGGIITGIYTTSSPEACQYIAYDCRANIIMVDTQKQLEKILKIWKNLPHLKAVVIYGEPPPTQMPSVYTMEEFMELGNEVPEEALDTIISAQKPNQCCALVYTSGTTGKPKGVMLSQDNITWTARYGSQAGDIQPAEIQQEVVVSYLPLSHIAAQIYDLWTGIQWGAQVCFAEPDALKGSLVNTLREVEPTSHMGVPRVWEKIMERIQEVAAQSGFIRRKMLLWAMSVTLEQNLTCPSSDLKPFTTRLADYLVLAKVRQALGFAKCQKNFYGAAPMTAETQHFFLGLNIRLYAGYGLSETSGPHFMSSPYNYRLYSSGKVVPGCRVKLVNEDAEGIGEICLWGRTIFMGYLNMEDKTCEAIDPEGWLHTGDTGRLDADGFLYITGRLKELIITAGGENVPPVPIEEAVKTELPIISNAMLIGDQRKFLSMLLTLKCTLDPDTFEPTDNLTEQAVEFCQRVGSKATMVSEVVGKKDEAVYQAIEEGIQRVNMNAAARPYHIQKWAILERDFSISGGELGPTMKLKRLVVLEKYKDVIDSFYQEQNK; this is encoded by the exons AGGAGGCGCTATGGACGACGCGGGCCGACGGGCGCGTCCGCCTACGCATAGACCCCATCTGCTCGCAGACTCCCCGCACTGTTCATCAGATGTTCTCCACGACTCTGGACAAGTATGGGGACCTCAGTGCTATGGGCTTCAAGCAGCAGGGCACGTGGGAACACATCTCCTACACCCAGTACTACCTGCTGGCCCGCAAAGCCGCCAAGGGCTTCCTGAAG CTCGGCCTGGAGCGGGCCCACAGCGTGGCCGTCCTCGCCTTCAACTCCCCGGAGTGGTTCTTCTCAGCAGTGGGCGCAGTATTCGCAGG TGGCATCATCACCGGCATCTACACGACCAGCTCCCCTGAGGCCTGCCAGTATATCGCCTATGACTGCCGCGCCAACATCATCATGGTCGACACACAGAAACagctggaaaagatcctgaag ATCTGGAAAAATCTCCCACATCTGAAGGCAGTAGTGATATATGGAGAGCCTCCTCCGACACAGATGCCCAGCGTGTACACG ATGGAAGAGTTCATGGAGCTGGGGAATGAGGTGCCTGAGGAGGCCCTGGACACCATCATCAGCGCCCAGAAGCCTAACCAGTGCTGCGCGCTGGTCTACACGTCAggcaccactgggaagcccaagggtGTGATGCTGAGTCAGGACAAT ATCACGTGGACGGCACGGTATGGCAGCCAGGCTGGTGATATCCAACCTGCGGAAATCCAACAGGAGGTGGTGGTCAGCTACCTGCCTCTCAGCCACATCGCCGCCCAGATCTATGACCTGTGGACAGGCATCCAGTGGGGGGCCCAGGTCTGCTTTGCCGAGCCCGATGCTCTGAAG gggagtctggtgaACACGTTGCGGGAGGTGGAGCCCACGTCCCACATGGGGGTGCCTCGGGTGTGGGAGAAGATCATGGAGCGGATCCAGGAGGTGGCGGCTCAGTCTGGCTTCATCCGGCGCAAGATGCTGCTCTGGGCCATGTCGGTGACCTTGGAGCAGAACCTCACTTGCCCGAGCAG CGATCTGAAGCCCTTCACAACCCGACTGGCAGATTACCTGGTGCTAGCCAAGGTCCGCCAGGCGCTAGGCTTTGCCAAGTGTCAGAAGAACTTCTACGGGGCAGCCCCCATGACTGCGGAGACACAGCACTTCTTCCTGGGCCTCAACATCCGTTTATATGCGGGCTATGGCCTCAGTGAGACCTCAGGCCCCCACTTCATGTCCAGCCCCTACAACTACCGGCTCTACAG CTCTGGCAAGGTGGTGCCAGGCTGCCGGGTGAAGCTGGTGAATGAAGACGCAGAGGGCATCGGAGAGATCTGCCTGTGGGGCCGCACCATCTTCATGGGCTACCTGAACATGGAGGACAAAACGTGTGAGGCCATTGACCCTGAGGGCTGGCTGCACACGGGCGACACGGGCCGCCTGGATGCCGACGGCTTCCTCTACATCACGGGGCGTCTCAAAG AGTTAATCATCACGGCTGGTGGGGAGAACGTACCCCCTGTGCCCATTGAGGAGGCCGTGAAGACAGAGCTGCCAATCATCAGCAACGCCATGCTGATTGGAGACCAGAGGAAGTTCCTGTCCATGCTGCTCACCTTGAAG TGCACTCTGGACCCTGACACCTTTGAGCCCACGGATAATCTGACGGAACAAGCCGTGGAGTTCTGCCAGAGGGTGGGCAGCAAAGCCACCATGGTATCTGAGGTTGTGGGGAAGAAGGATGAGGCCGTGTATCAGGCCATCGAAGAAGGGATCCAGAGAGTCAACATGAATGCAGCTGCACGACCCTACCACATCCAGAAGTGGGCCATTCTTGAGAGGGACTTCTCCATTTCAGGTGGAGAGCTGG GTCCCACAATGAAACTGAAACGCCTTGTAGTCCTGGAGAAGTACAAAGATGTCATCGATTCCTTTTACCAAGAGCAAAATAAGTAA
- the IDH3A gene encoding isocitrate dehydrogenase [NAD] subunit alpha, mitochondrial: protein MAGPAWISKVSRLLGAFHNQKQVTRGFAGGVKTVTLIPGDGIGPEISAAVMKIFDAAKAPIQWEERNVTAIQGPGGKWMIPPEAKESMDKNKMGLKGPLKTPIAAGHPSMNLLLRKTFDLYANVRPCVSIEGYKTPYHDVNIVTIRENTEGEYSGIEHVIVDGVVQSIKLITEAASKRIAEFAFEYARNNHRSNVTAVHKANIMRMSDGLFLQKCREVAENCKDIKFNEMYLDTVCLNMVQDPSQFDVLVMPNLYGDILSDLCAGLIGGLGVTPSGNIGANGVAIFESVHGTAPDIAGKDMANPTALLLSAVMMLRHMGLFDHAAKIETACFATIKDGKSLTKDLGGNSKCSDFTDEICRRVKDLD, encoded by the exons ATGGCAGGGCCCGCGTGGATCTCCAAG GTCTCTCGGCTGCTGGGGGCATTCCACAACCAAAAACAGGTGACCAGAGGTTTTGCTGGTGGT GTTAAGACAGTAACTTTAATTCCAGGAGATGGAATTGGCCCAGAAATTTCTGCTGCAGTTATGAAGATTTTTGATGCTGCCAAA GCACCTATTCAGTGGGAGGAGCGAAACGTCACCGCCATCCAAGGTCCGGGAGGAAAGTGGATGATCCCTCCAGAAGCCAAAGAGTCCATGGATAAGAACAAGATGGGCTTGAAAG GCCCTTTAAAAACACCAATAGCTGCTGGGCACCCATCTATGAATTTATTGCTGCGTAAAACATTTGATCTTTATGCAAATGTCCGACCATGTGTCTCAATCGAAGGCTATAAAACTCCTTACCATGATGTAAATATTGTGACCATTCGAGAGAACACGGAAGGAGAATACAGTGGAATCGAGCATGTG ATCGTGGATGGAGTTGTGCAGAGTATCAAGCTCATCACCGAGGCGGCGAGCAAGCGTATTGCGGAGTTTGCCTTTGAATATGCCCGGAACAACCACCGGAGCAACGTCACGGCTGTGCACAAAGCCAACATCAT GCGAATGTCAGATGGGCTTTTTCTGCAAAAATGCAGGGAAGTTGCAGAAAACTGTAAAGATATTAAATTTAATGAGATGTACCTTGATACAGTATGTTTGAAT ATGGTCCAAGACCCATCCCAGTTTGATGTTCTTGTTATGccaaatttgtatggagacatcCTTAG TGACCTGTGTGCGGGATTGATTGGAGGTCTCGGTGTGACACCAAGCGGCAACATTGGAGCCAATGGAGTTGCAATCTTCGAGTCG GTTCATGGGACCGCCCCGGACATCGCGGGCAAGGACATGGCCAACCCCACGGCCCTCCTGCTCAGCGCCGTGATGATGCTGCGCCACATGGGGCTTTTTGACCATGCCGCAAAGATTGAGACGGCATGTTTTGCTACAATTAAGGATGGAAAG agcTTAACCAAAGATTTGGGAGGCAATTCAAAATGCTCAGACTTCACAGACGAAATCTGTCGGCGAGTAAAAGATTTAGATTAA